GTCGGCGAGAAGCTGTCCGACCTCCCGCTCACCCTGCGCAGCGATCCGAACGAGCCGGGCCTGGAGTCCGCGCCCTTCGTGATCGCCCACTCCTCCGGCGACGACGCCTCGGTCTTCGACAACGGCCTGCCGCTGCCGGCGACCGACTGGGTACGCGGCGGCAAGCTGGAACACCTGGTCGCCACCCGGCACAGCGCCGCTCTGACGGGCCTGCCGGTCGCGCCCGGCGCCGGAAATCTGATCCTGGACGGCGGCGGTGAACGTTCGCTGGAGGAGATGGTCTCCGCGACGGCCCGCGGACTGCTGCTGACCTGCCTCTGGTACATCCGCGAGGTCGACCCGGCGACGCTGCTGCTGACCGGTCTCACCCGGGACGGTGTCTATCTCGTGGAGAACGGCGAGGTCGTCGGCGAGGTCAACAACTTCCGCTTCAACGAGTCGCCGGTCGACCTGCTGTCGCGGGCCACCGAGGCCGGCCGCACCGAGAAGACGCTGCCGCGCGAGTGGGGCGACTGGTTCACCCGGGCCGCGATGCCCGCGCTCCGGGTGCCCGATTTCAATATGAGTTCGGTCAGCCAGGGCGTATAACCTCGGAGGAGTCTGTAAGCACACCGAAGGAGACGCGAGACCCGTGACGGACATCGTCGAGGAACTGCAGTGGCGAGGGCTGATCGCCCTCTCCACTGACGAGGACGCATTGCGCAAGGCGTTCGCGGACGGTCCCGTCACGTTCTATTGCGGCTTCGACCCGACCGCGCCCAGCCTGCACCTCGGCAACCTGGTCCAGATCCTCACCATGCGCCGGATCCAGCAGGCGGGGAACCGCCCGCTGGGCCTGGTCGGCGGTGCCACCGGTCTCATCGGTGACCCGAAGCCGAACTCGGAGCGCACCCTGAACGCGCCGGAGGTCGTCGCGGCCTGGGTGGAGCGGCTGCGCGGCCAGATCGAGCGGTTCCTCGACTTCGACGGCCCGCACGCCGCGACCATGGTCAACAACCTGGACTGGACGTCGGGGCTGTCGGCGATCGATTTCCTGCGCGACATCGGCAAGTACTTCCGGGTCAACAAGATGATCGCGAAGGAGGCGGTCGCCCGGCGGCTGAACTCCGACACCGGTATCAGCTACACCGAGTTCAGCTACCAGATCCTGCAGGGCATGGACTTCCTGGAGCTGTACCGGCGCTACGGCTGCACCCTGCAGACCGGCGGCAGCGACCAGTGGGGCAACCTCACCGCGGGCACCGACCTGATCCACCGTGTCGAGCCCGAGGCCGAGGTGCACGCCCTGGCCACACCGCTGATCACCAAGGCCGACGGCACGAAGTTCGGCAAGACGGAGTCCGGCACGGTCTGGCTCGACCCGGAGCGGACCACGCCGTACGCCTTCTACCAGTTCTGGCTGAACGCGGACGACCGGGACGTCTCCAAGTTCCTGCGGATCTTCAGCTTCAAGTCCCGCGAGGAGATCGAGGAGCTGGAGAAGCTGACCGAGGAACGGCCGCAGGCGCGTGCCGCTCAGCGGGCCCTGGCCGAGGAGCTGACCACGCTGGTGCACGGCGCGGACCAGTGCGCGGCGGTGGTCAATGCGTCGAAGGCGCTCTTCGGGCAGGGCGAGCTGACCGAGCTGGACGAGCCGACGCTGCGGGCGGCGCTCTCCGAGCTGCCGCACGCGCGGGTCACCGAGCTGGGCCTGGTGGTGGATCTGCTCGCGGAGGTCGGTCTCGCGCCGAGCAAGTCGGCCGCCCGCCGCACGGTGAAGGAGGGCGGGGCCTATGTGAACAACGTGAAGGTCGCCGCCGAGGACGCCGTACCGGCGAAGGAGGAGCTGCTGTACGGACGCTGGCTCGTGCTGCGCCGGGGCAAGAAGAACCTGGCTGCGGTCGAGGTCACGGCCTGATCAGCCGCGGCTGAAGGTCGGCTGAACAGGCCGGTAGCAGGACGGCCGGTCAGCGGCGGTGGATGAACAGAGTCCGGTGGCGGCCGGGTGAGCGCCGTTGCTCGCCCGGCCGCCGCCGTACCCGGCTCAGGCTCTCTGCTTCCTGCCCCGCATCGAGGTGTAGGCCATTTCCCCGAGGAAGACGAGGACGACGGCCGCCACGAGCTGGAGTCCGTGCCGGCCCCAGTCGATGCCCTTGGTCTCGCCGATGCCGAGCCCTACCGCGAGCCAGTTGCCGAGCGCGGCACCGACGATGCCGCAAATAGTGGCCAGCCACAGAGGCATGTGCTGCTTGCCCGGAAGGATGGCTTTCGCGATCAGGCCCAGTACGAAGCCCACGATGATCGCCCACAACCAGCCCATGGCTGCCTCCTCGTACGTATTCCGCATGAGCAGTTACGCCGTCAGTCTCGGCCTGTCCGTCATACAGCGCATGTCGGACGGCGCCATACGCGGTACGGCGCAGTCGGGACACGCAGGTGGGGCCTCCCCCACTCTCGTAGGTGTCGGAGGCGCGGCGTACGGTGGAAGGCGTCAGGACCTGGGAGCGTCCGGCGTGGAAATCGGTGGTGAAACCTGATGCGGAAGCGTGGCGGTACGGAGGTCTTCCGGATCACGGGAGCCCGGCAGGGGCTCGCGGACGATGTCCGTGGCCGGCAGCGCCGCTATGTGATTTCGATGTCGGTGCGGACCCTGGCGGTCATCCTCGCCGCCGTCCTGTGGAACGTCGAACGTCATGTGGCGATCGTGGCCCTGGTGCTTGGTGGGGTTCTTCCGTACATTGCCGTCGTGATCGCCAACGCGGGCCGGGAGAACGCGCCTTCGCTGCCGTCGACCTTCGTTCCGACCCCTTCCCGGCCGGTGATCGAGCCT
This portion of the Streptomyces sp. NBC_01750 genome encodes:
- the tyrS gene encoding tyrosine--tRNA ligase, whose protein sequence is MTDIVEELQWRGLIALSTDEDALRKAFADGPVTFYCGFDPTAPSLHLGNLVQILTMRRIQQAGNRPLGLVGGATGLIGDPKPNSERTLNAPEVVAAWVERLRGQIERFLDFDGPHAATMVNNLDWTSGLSAIDFLRDIGKYFRVNKMIAKEAVARRLNSDTGISYTEFSYQILQGMDFLELYRRYGCTLQTGGSDQWGNLTAGTDLIHRVEPEAEVHALATPLITKADGTKFGKTESGTVWLDPERTTPYAFYQFWLNADDRDVSKFLRIFSFKSREEIEELEKLTEERPQARAAQRALAEELTTLVHGADQCAAVVNASKALFGQGELTELDEPTLRAALSELPHARVTELGLVVDLLAEVGLAPSKSAARRTVKEGGAYVNNVKVAAEDAVPAKEELLYGRWLVLRRGKKNLAAVEVTA
- a CDS encoding DUF3099 domain-containing protein encodes the protein MRKRGGTEVFRITGARQGLADDVRGRQRRYVISMSVRTLAVILAAVLWNVERHVAIVALVLGGVLPYIAVVIANAGRENAPSLPSTFVPTPSRPVIEPVPESAPTAAAAEGEPEAGAFERNRQERGQS
- a CDS encoding GlsB/YeaQ/YmgE family stress response membrane protein yields the protein MGWLWAIIVGFVLGLIAKAILPGKQHMPLWLATICGIVGAALGNWLAVGLGIGETKGIDWGRHGLQLVAAVVLVFLGEMAYTSMRGRKQRA